In the genome of Halictus rubicundus isolate RS-2024b chromosome 9, iyHalRubi1_principal, whole genome shotgun sequence, one region contains:
- the Klu gene encoding zinc finger protein klumpfuss, protein MTMAESAVEDAAAAPSGPAKPPPPSCTNNNTLAATANRNHRNLRRRKRLDQVLDDILQHRSSPSEGEVLRFEGSGPASEEEEDVFGSPRSSSRSAADPPSGISLLPLRLKSEEPVTPTEEEGSTNDADQQQQQQQQQQQQNHHPHHPHHHPHHHRHRHRHHHRNNANHVYDHLHPSHLRSSAPKYAGCTCVQCSQSATPSMVLPSPTSPLTPLTPLTPLTPLSLPPLTPGSLSSYSFEHYMHTKYLPDIFRGRSHSDSDLVPGWDQKPPLSTSSVFVNHPLRSGSLESDTTSPQESPLDLSMKNLMASAAAAAAVSGRPPALQLLPPGIVSRGSVSVPVVKGDVASPTTEESVAERYNLVVRPVVEKMPPGANVAYVCPVCGQMFSLHDRLAKHMASRHRRQGPQDASAKAYLCDVCKRSFARSDMLTRHMRLHTGVKPYTCQTCGQVFSRSDHLSTHQRTHTGEKPYKCPQCAYAACRRDMITRHLKTHAKCSDIQTPKSEPGLLAGEDSPTFAQEMASPSATIKAE, encoded by the coding sequence ATGACGATGGCCGAGAGCGCCGTGGAGGACGCCGCAGCCGCGCCCTCGGGTCCAGCGAAGCCGCCACCGCCCTCCTGTACGAACAACAACACCCTGGCTGCGACCGCGAACCGCAACCACCGGAACCTTCGTCGACGGAAACGGTTGGACCAGGTGCTGGACGACATCCTGCAACATCGTAGTTCGCCGTCGGAGGGTGAAGTGTTGCGCTTCGAAGGCAGCGGGCCTGCgtccgaggaggaggaggacgtgTTCGGTTCGCCGAGGTCGTCTTCGAGATCGGCGGCGGACCCGCCGTCGGGCATCAGCCTGCTACCATTGAGGCTGAAGAGCGAGGAGCCCGTGACGCCTACCGAGGAGGAGGGGAGTACGAACGACGCCgatcagcagcagcagcagcagcagcagcagcaacagcagaaTCATCACCCTCATCACCCGCACCATCACCCTCATCACCATCGTCACCGGCACAGGCATCATCACAGGAACAACGCGAACCACGTGTACGATCACCTTCACCCGTCCCATCTGAGATCGTCCGCGCCCAAGTACGCCGGATGCACATGCGTCCAGTGCTCCCAGTCGGCCACCCCGTCGATGGTGCTACCTTCGCCGACCTCCCCGTTGACTCCTCTCACGCCGCTCACACCGCTCACGCCGCTCAGCCTGCCGCCGCTAACGCCCGGATCCCTGTCGTCGTACAGCTTCGAGCACTACATGCACACCAAGTACCTGCCGGATATATTCCGAGGACGCAGCCACTCGGACTCGGACCTGGTCCCGGGCTGGGACCAGAAGCCGCCGCTTTCGACCTCGTCCGTCTTCGTGAACCATCCGCTGAGGAGCGGCTCCCTCGAGAGCGACACGACGAGTCCGCAAGAGTCGCCGTTGGACCTCTCGATGAAGAACCTGATGGCATCGGcggccgcggcggcggcggtttcCGGGAGGCCACCCGCGCTCCAATTGCTGCCGCCTGGCATAGTGTCCAGGGGATCGGTGAGCGTGCCTGTCGTCAAAGGCGACGTCGCGTCACCGACGACCGAGGAGAGCGTCGCCGAGAGATACAACCTCGTGGTCAGGCCCGTGGTGGAGAAGATGCCACCGGGCGCGAACGTCGCTTACGTCTGTCCTGTCTGCGGTCAGATGTTCAGCCTGCACGATCGGCTGGCCAAGCACATGGCCTCCAGGCATCGCAGACAGGGTCCACAGGACGCGTCCGCGAAGGCGTACCTCTGCGACGTGTGCAAGAGGAGCTTCGCCAGGTCCGACATGCTCACCAGACACATGAGGCTGCACACGGGCGTCAAACCGTACACGTGCCAGACGTGCGGCCAGGTATTCAGCAGGTCGGATCACCTGAGCACCCACCAGAGGACGCACACCGGCGAGAAACCGTACAAGTGTCCTCAATGCGCGTACGCGGCCTGTCGTCGGGACATGATCACCAGACACTTGAAGACCCACGCGAAATGCTCGGACATCCAGACGCCGAAGAGCGAACCCGGCCTTCTCGCCGGCGAGGACAGCCCCACGTTCGCGCAGGAGATGGCCTCGCCCTCCGCCACGATCAAGGCCGAATGA